GACGCGGTGAATGGGAGAGCGAGAGATCGGGAGATGTTTCTATGCAAACAATCCTACTAGCTTTCAAAAAATGCAAATTTTCGTTGCTTCCCCGTGTCTTTCCCTCTCCGTGTCTTTCCCACTCCGTGTCTTTCCCTCTCCGCGTCTCTTTTTCTCTAGAGAATTTTGGCTACATTCTTATCCATAACTGACGTTATAGTAAGATTCTCGCGTCTCCCTTTCCCTAAGAATTTTAGATACAATCCCTTAACCCAAACTGGCGCTAGATCAATTAAAGTGCCAAATTAAAGCGCCGCAATTTGTTTTGCAAGCTGGGTATGTAGTTTATGGCTAGCTTTGTAGGCAAGGTAGTGAGCCGTTGGAATTCTTCCTAACAAGCTTAAGTCACCAATTAGATCTAGTAATTTATGGCGGGCAGGCTCATTGTCAAAGCGTAGAGGTGGATTAAGCCATTTTTCGTGATCGCAAACTAGGGCATTATCTAAACTCCCCCCTTGGATCAATCCCGCTTTTTTTAGCTGCTCGATTTGATCGGCAAAGCCGAAGGTGCGGGCAGGGGCGATCGCCTGTTCGAACGGTTCTTTTGTTGGGGCCCAACTATGCCACTGATTACCGATAGGTTTGTAGGGAAAATCAATACCATAGCTAAACCGCACCTCCTCTGAGGGGAGCGCTGCCACAAACATATCTCCTTCGCGTATCCAGATGGGTGCTGGGATAGATTTAGCTGGCTTAGGATCCGTATCTAATATATGGACACCTGCCGAGGCGATCGCCGCGACCCATTCCTTTGCAGAGCCGTCTAATAAAGGTAATTCTGCCCCCGAAATTTCTATACGTGCGTGGTCAATCCCTAAACCCGTTAGGGCAGCTAATAGATGCTCCGTTGTTCGCACCGTGACTTCGCCATTACCGAGCTCTGTGGAAAGCATTGTTTGGCCGACAATCTCTATACAGGCAGCAATTTCCGGTTCACCAACGAGGTCTGTACGCACAAAATAACGACCCTTGAGGCGATCGCAGGGCATCAGCTTTACCGTCGTTTCCTTCCCAGAATGTAAGCCGACACCAGAACAGACCACCGTCGTTTTAAGAGTAGTTGCCATATCAAAAAGGGGGAATACTCCCCCAGAATTTACTTACGAATGACACGCGAGCCATGTTTGCTAGAAGCGCTCACCAATACCGAAGTGAATGCGGCTATCACCCTCATCATTGAGGCCATAGTCCACACGAATATTACCGAGGGGAGAATCCACACGAACGCCGATACCATAACCAAAGCCATTGCCGGGCTTGCCACGCGTTCCAGCCGGATCACCGGGGACATCATCGCCAGAACCAAGATCCGTAGCATAATCTACAAATAGCGCCCCACCCACGACAGAAAAGATCGGGAAGCGATATTCCGCTGTTGCTTGCAAGTAGCGACGACCACTACCCACATCACCTTCCTCAAAACCACGGACTGAATTACTACCGCCTAAAGAAAATGCTTCATAGGGAGGCAAATCACCAATAATGGCACCACCTTGAATATTGAAAGCGAGGGTATGGGGTTTATCTTTGCTAACGAGGGGCAGTTTTAACGGCGACGGGACGTAAAAGCTATGGCTACCGCGCACTCGATTGAAGAGAATACCACCGGAACCGAAAGGTAAAGTTTGGTCAGTGCCGATACGAGTAACCGAGCCACGGGTAGGAGCAGCGGGATTATTGCGCTTATCGCGCACAAGGTTAAAGCGCAGGGTAAAGAGATCGTCAGTACCATTGTCAGAGAAGCTGAGTTGATTACCAGCCTCGTCAATAAACTCTTTATCGCCATCGCTGTCAGTAATGCTCACTCGCTGATATTGGAAGCCTAGGGAACCGCGCCAATCGGAACGTGCGAAAACGTCTTTGCTGAGGGGACGGCTAAAGGTTACGCCACCACCAAGACGGTTAATTCTGGGGCGATCGCCACTTTCTAGAAGATCAACATCATTGTCACCGCCATCAAAAATTAGCGAAATCGAACGGCGACGGAAGGCATTAACCGTATAGGACGTACGGAAAGGATCATTAGCAATCCAAGGATCGGTAAAAGAGACATCAAACAAAGCTTCCCTTGTGCCAAGCTGTAGCTCCGTCGCGAGTCGCTGATTATTGCCGCCGAGATTTTGTTGTTGATAACTAACCGTTCCGAAGAAACCACTGGCCGAACTGATACCACCACCTGCGGCGATAGAACCAGTATTCGCCTC
This is a stretch of genomic DNA from [Limnothrix rosea] IAM M-220. It encodes these proteins:
- the lpxC gene encoding UDP-3-O-acyl-N-acetylglucosamine deacetylase, producing MATTLKTTVVCSGVGLHSGKETTVKLMPCDRLKGRYFVRTDLVGEPEIAACIEIVGQTMLSTELGNGEVTVRTTEHLLAALTGLGIDHARIEISGAELPLLDGSAKEWVAAIASAGVHILDTDPKPAKSIPAPIWIREGDMFVAALPSEEVRFSYGIDFPYKPIGNQWHSWAPTKEPFEQAIAPARTFGFADQIEQLKKAGLIQGGSLDNALVCDHEKWLNPPLRFDNEPARHKLLDLIGDLSLLGRIPTAHYLAYKASHKLHTQLAKQIAAL